ACGTAGACCGATAACGTAATCATCCGCCCAAAAGAGCCTTTGGCGATTCCCACATCGTTTAATGCAATATCTTTATGTAAAATCTGTCCGTTGCGGATGATCGATGCTTCCAGCATCATCCGTTTTTCCAAATGGTAATCGCCTCTAAGCACTCGTTCTACCGCAGCAGGCAAATCTTCCGGTTCGGCTTCCGATAAGAACCCAAGATGCCCCAAATTAATTCCCAGAATCGGCAGCGAAGTATTTGCCAACTGTCTGGCCACGCCCAGCAAAGTCCCGTCCCCGCCAAGCACAAACACGAGATCCACCTTGTCTTGAAATTCAAGAATATCAAGCGCGATGTCCGGTCGATCAATTTTTTCAGCGGCTGCTCGGTCAACAAACACGGTGACCGATTTGGCCTCCAGAAACTGTACCAATTTCCTTGTGACATCAATGGCAGAATGCTTTGTTTGATTGACTGCGATTCCGATTTTTTTCATCCGCTAGCGTCCTCCATTCAACCAATACCGCATCCGCCACAGAAATACTATTCGCGACATGCCGGTTGAACTCCTTTTCCTGTTTTTGTGAGAAGTTTATATGACCCCTACTCTGGCTCTGTCTGAGTCAATTGAAGCAGTGAGCGGTGCGCTTCCTCAACCGTTTGTTCAATTGTTTTCTCTAACGGTTCACCGGCCAGTTCTTTTATGTCCTGCAAAGTCAGATGCGCCAAAAACTCAATATTTCCGTCACCGCCGGTAATCGGTGAGTAGGTTATCGATTGTACGGCAAAACCTTCCTGCATCGCCGCCGCCAGCGTCTGTTGCAGAACTTCGCGGTGTATGCCCGCCTCTCTGACAATCCCGTTTTTGCCGACCTTGTCGCGTCCTGCTTCGAACTGCGGTTTGATTAACGTCAACAAAGAACCGTCCGGCTTCAGGATTTGCCTGATGACAGGGAATAGAAGCCGTGTGGAAATAAACGACACATCCATCACAGCCACTTCAGGCTTCTCATCCTTTAACTGTTCCGGCTGCAGGTGCCGAAAATTGGTCCGTTCCATCACAATCACCCGCGGGTCCTGGCGCAATTTCCAAGCCAACTGACCGTACCCGACATCGACTGCATACACCAGTTTGGCACCGTTTTGCAAGGCGCAATCGGTGAATCCGCCAGTAGATGCCCCGATATCGATAACCACTTTGTCCTGCAGCGAAAAATGAAACGCCTTCAAGGCTTTTTCCAGTTTCAGCCCGCCACGAGATACATACGGATGTAAATTGCCCTTGATTTGAACCTCCGCTTCCATCGGAACCTTGGTGCCCGCTTTGTCAATCCGTTCTCCATTCACAATCACAAGTCCGGCCATGACTGCTGACTTGGCCTTTTCCCTGGTGGGGAACAGGCCCCGATTGACTAACAGGAGATCCAATCTCTCTTTGCCGCTCATAAATAACTCCTCACAAAAAATTTAAAACTCGGCTTCGCCAGGCTAAATAAATAAACTCCCATCGACTCAAAACAGGGTAAGCCCGCAACCTGCCAGCCGGTCACAAGCTTACCCGCATCAACCAAATCTATGCTTAACATTACGCTCTTTGCCGTTTCTTGGGCATCAGACGTTTCACGTGTTCGACGATTCGCTCCGTTGTCACCCCAACCGACTCCAATAACTGTTTGACATTGCCGTGCTCAATAAACCGATCGGGCAGCCCGATTGGGAATACCTCAACGCCGGAAATCATGTTGACCGCAAAAAATTCCATAACTGCCGATCCCATGCCGCCCGCTACAGCCGCTTCTTCCACGGTGATGAAGCGGTAGCCGCGAATCGCCAGATCCATCAACAGTTCACTGTCAAGCGGTTTGACAAACCGCATGTTGACAACCATTGGAAAGACGCCTTCCTTTTCAAGCGCATCAGCCGCTTTCTCAGCCAGTTCCACCATAGGTCCCAAAGCAAGCAGCGCCACTTGCGAGGAACCTTCCCGCAGGATTTCCGCTTTTCCAAACGGGATCTCATGAAACTGTTCGTCCATCTGGACACCTTTCCCTTCGCCGCGCGGATAACGGACAGCGACCGGACCCGGTTGTTGCAAGGCCGTATACAACATATGCTGCATCTCGTTTTCATCTTTCGGCATCATGATCGAGAGATTCGGAATCGCTCTCAAAAACGATATATCGAACGCCCCCTGATGCGTTTCGCCGTCCGCGCCAACCAAACCGGCACGGTCTACCGCGATCGTGACAGGCAGATTTTGAATACAGATATCATGAATCGTTTGATCATACGCCCGCTGCAGGAATGTGGAATAGATGGAGAGAACCGGACGCATGCCCGCACAGGCCAGTCCAGCTGACATCGTGGCCGCGTGCTGTTCGGCGATCCCCACATCAAAAAAGCGGTCCGGAAACTTTTCCGCATACTCCAAAAGACCAGAACCGCTCGGCATAGCGGGAGTAATCGCAATCACTTTATCGTTTTGCTCCGCCAACCGGATCATTGTTTTGCCAAACACGGAACTGTAAGAAGGTGCAGACGAAACTGCTTTCGGCAATTCCCCTGTCTCAATGTTGAACGGGGAAACACCGTGCCATTTGTCATAGGAGCCTTCCGCCGCCGCATACCCTTTTCCTTTTTTTGTTACAACATGAACAAGAACGGGACCTTTCGTTTGTTTGGCCTGTTCCAGCCCTTGCAACAAAAGCGGCAGGTTGTGGCCGTCAATCGGCCCCATATACGTAAAACCGAGTTCCTC
The sequence above is a segment of the Effusibacillus dendaii genome. Coding sequences within it:
- a CDS encoding NAD(+)/NADH kinase, which encodes MKKIGIAVNQTKHSAIDVTRKLVQFLEAKSVTVFVDRAAAEKIDRPDIALDILEFQDKVDLVFVLGGDGTLLGVARQLANTSLPILGINLGHLGFLSEAEPEDLPAAVERVLRGDYHLEKRMMLEASIIRNGQILHKDIALNDVGIAKGSFGRMITLSVYVDDMYVDKYSGDGLIISTPTGSTAYSLSCGGPIVSPHTNVILVTPICPHTLNSRPFIIQKDQEIKVEVSAPHNDMGVTIDGQVGYKVEANDLIVVRKSLHSTTLVKWKERGFFDVLRQKLHGSD
- a CDS encoding TlyA family RNA methyltransferase, translated to MSGKERLDLLLVNRGLFPTREKAKSAVMAGLVIVNGERIDKAGTKVPMEAEVQIKGNLHPYVSRGGLKLEKALKAFHFSLQDKVVIDIGASTGGFTDCALQNGAKLVYAVDVGYGQLAWKLRQDPRVIVMERTNFRHLQPEQLKDEKPEVAVMDVSFISTRLLFPVIRQILKPDGSLLTLIKPQFEAGRDKVGKNGIVREAGIHREVLQQTLAAAMQEGFAVQSITYSPITGGDGNIEFLAHLTLQDIKELAGEPLEKTIEQTVEEAHRSLLQLTQTEPE
- the dxs gene encoding 1-deoxy-D-xylulose-5-phosphate synthase; protein product: MRLENVNSPADLKQLNVGQLEELAEEIRRFLIESLSVTGGHFGANLGVVELTLALHKVFDSPIDKLIWDVGHQAYVHKILTGRKDQFPTLRKYKGLSGFPKRSESEHDMFDVGHSSTSISAATGYALARDLKKEDHHVVAIIGDGAMTGGMAFEAMNHVGHMGTDLIVVLNDNEMSIDPNVGAVSNYLAKIRNDSHYKNAKAEIVSLLQKLPSLGTKVAKGLERIKDSLKYLMVPGMLFEELGFTYMGPIDGHNLPLLLQGLEQAKQTKGPVLVHVVTKKGKGYAAAEGSYDKWHGVSPFNIETGELPKAVSSAPSYSSVFGKTMIRLAEQNDKVIAITPAMPSGSGLLEYAEKFPDRFFDVGIAEQHAATMSAGLACAGMRPVLSIYSTFLQRAYDQTIHDICIQNLPVTIAVDRAGLVGADGETHQGAFDISFLRAIPNLSIMMPKDENEMQHMLYTALQQPGPVAVRYPRGEGKGVQMDEQFHEIPFGKAEILREGSSQVALLALGPMVELAEKAADALEKEGVFPMVVNMRFVKPLDSELLMDLAIRGYRFITVEEAAVAGGMGSAVMEFFAVNMISGVEVFPIGLPDRFIEHGNVKQLLESVGVTTERIVEHVKRLMPKKRQRA